The genomic DNA TTTAGTTGGGTCAGGTTTTGATACCTCAAATTAAATTCTATCTAAATAATTTTTATTTATTAAATGTCATCTAATCTATCAAACGTAGAAATTCTAAATATTTTGCTAGAAGGTTCTAATCTTGATGAAAAAAATTCTAGATCATTAATGCAAAGATGGCTTAATGATGAAATATCTGATGTTCAAACAGGAGCATTTCTGAGCGCTTTGAGAGCTAAAGGATGCACAGGTGTAGAATTGTCTTCTATGGCTGAGGAACTCTTAAATGTTTGTGAATTGCCTGTAGAAAGACCAAATTTAAACATGGTAGATACTTGTGGAACTGGTGGAGATGGTGCTAATACTTTTAATATTTCTACAGCAGTAGCCTTTGTATCTGCATCTTGTGGGGTAAAAATTGCCAAACACGGCAATAAAAGTGCTAGCGGAAAAGTTGGCTCTGCTGATGTTTTGTTGAATCTTGGTTTGAATTTAAACTGTTCATTAGAAAAAGTAGTTTCTGCAGTAAATGAAATTGGAATAACTTTTTTGTTTGCACCTGTTTGGCATAAATCTTTAATCAAACTTGCTCCATTAAGAAAGGCTCTTGGTATAAGGACTGTATTCAATCAACTTGGACCATTGGTAAATCCTTTAAGACCAAATGCGCAAGTATTGGGCGTTGCTTCAGAGGATCTTTTGATGCCCATGGGTAGTGCACTATTAAAAATGGGCATGAATAGAGCAATAGTAGTACATGGTTGTGGAGCCCTTGATGAGGCGTCTCTTCAGGGTGAAAATAAATTAGTATTTGTTGAGAATGGTGAATTACGATGCTCAAAAATAAATATTTCAGATTTTAACTATGAAAATATTTCAAACGATAAGCTTGTAGTTTCTAATAATAATTCTAACGAGGATATATTAAAGTCTGTTTTAAATGGTACTGGGGAAGAATCTCATAAAGAAGTTGTTGCTCTGAATACTGCATTAGTTCTCTGGGTAGCCGGAATTGAGGATGATCTTCATAAAGGCTTTAATAGAGCTTTATTTGCAATTAATCAAGGAGATCCCTGGAACAATTTTTTACTTTTAAAACATTTTTTATCATCTGATGAATTAATTACAAATTGATGATTAATCCATATAAGAAAAATGCAAAATTAGTTTTAAGTAATGGTATTGTATTTCCGGGATTTTCTTTTGGAGCTTCTGGTACTGCTTTTGGTGAAATAGTTTTTAATACAGGAATGACCGGATATCAAGAGGTTATTACTGATCCAAGTTATTATGGACAAATTTTAACATTCACTTATCCAGAAATTGGAAATACTGGTATTAATCTTGAAGATTCAGAATCTAGTATTAACGTTAAAGGAATAATTGTTAGAAATTATTCGTCTAACAATAGCAATTGGAGATCTCTAAAGGATTTTAATCAATGGTTAGTTGAGAAAAACATAATAGGACTTTATGGAATTGATACGAGGGCCCTTGTAAAGATTTTAAGATCTAATGGTTCGATGAACGGAATTTTAACCTCTGAAGATAAAACTGTTGAAAATTGTTTAAAAAAGATATCTGAAATTCCAAAAATGGAAGGATTAAATTTATCAAAAGAAGTTACTACAAAGCAACAATATTTATGGCAAAAACCCTCAGAAACAACTTTTGATATTAGAAAAAAATATTTAGAAAAGACTAAAAAGTTAAAAATAGTAGCAATTGATTTTGGAATAAAAAAATCAATTTTGAATAGACTAGTTTCTCATGGTTGCGAAATTTTAGTTTTACCTTATCGATCCTCTTTAAAAGATGTTTTATCTAATAAACCTGATGGAATATTCTTCTCAAATGGTCCAGGTGACCCCTCCTCCGTTAATGAAGGAATAGATTTAGCAAGATCACTTATTGAATATGGTGAAATACCTATGTTCGGAATTTGCCTTGGTCATCAAATATTTGGATTAGCTTTAGGGGGGGCAACTTATAAACTTCAATTTGGACATCGTGGTTTAAATCATCCTTGTGGCAAGAATAATAAAATTGAGATAACTAGCCAGAATCATGGCTTCGCTATTGACCCAAATTCTCTCTCAAAGGATATAGTCAAAATTACTCATCATAATCTTAATGACAACACAGTTGCTGGTTTAGAAGTTAATAATAAGCCTATATTTAGTGTTCAATTTCATCCGGAAGCAGGACCTGGACCTCATGATTCAGATTATTTATTTAAAAAATTTGTTTCTCTAATGTTAGAAAGATGTTGACATATTGTTTTCTTTTGATTTGATAATTACATTTGATACATTTATTGGAGGAATTAAAAATAGAAGATTTTCAGAAGTTAACGGTTTCTCTTAGAGGAAACATTGATTTAAGAACAAATATTATTGTTTTTACTTTTAAAGGCCAACTTGATGCCTTCTCAGAAAAACAATTTAAAAATTTTGTTAGTAATAATTTAAAAAATGAGTATCCATTCGTTATTGATCTTACAAAAATTGATTTTCTAGATTCATCGGGACTTGGAGCTCTTGTTCAGACGGCTAAAGAATGTAAAAAGTTAAAATTAGGTTTTTCAATTGTTGGTAATTCTAGAGTTGCTCAAACAATTAAACTTGTTCGTTTGGGCGACTTTCTAAATTTAAAGTCGTGTCTTGAAGATGCCTTAACTTATTTAAAAAATTGAATTATTGGATTCAAAACTTGGTTCCATATGGTAATCCTGAAGAAATAGGTGTTATTCAACTTGCTTGGCTGGGTGATTCAGTATGGGAACTTCATCAAAGACTAAGATATGTTCATTTTCCTTTGAAATCAAAAGAACTCCATTTATCAGTTGTAAACGAAGTAAAAGCAAAATCTCAATCAAATTCTTTAAGTCAAATTGAACATTTATTGAATGCAAATGAAATCGATTTAATTAGACGTGCTAGAAATAAAACTAAGAGATACCCAAAATCGTCAGACCCGACCATATACTCAAGAGCAACTGGTTTTGAAACTCTTATTGGTTGGCTATTTCTAAAAGATCCTCAAAGATTATCAACCCTTTTTAAGTATCTTGAAATTAAAATTAAATGAATTAATGAAATACTCATCTAAAAATAATTTTTCTGGAAAAAATAGTAAACCAAACAAGAAAAATTCTAATTCTGATTTTTACTCTAAAAATAAAAATTCTTCAAAAAGAAATAACAAATTTTTGAAAAATTCTTCTGAAAAGAGCACTAATAATATAAATGTAAGTTATAAAAATAAAAGTAATTATTCATCTTTAAGCAATAGAAAGCCAATACCCAAATATATTTCTGAATCGCCTTATAAAGCTTCCGATATTTTTGAAGGGACAGCAAATAAAAGAAATTTTGATGATTGGATATGGGGAAAGCATTCTGTTTTTGAAGCCCTTACTAATGAAAGATATATTAATAGGATTTGGTGTACTTCAGAAATCTTTTCTTCAGAGAAGTTTTACATTTTACTCAAGGATTTTAAATCTAGAGGTGTCCTTATCGAAGAAGTTTCTTGGAGCAGACTTTCACAATTGACATGTGGTGCTTCACATCAAGGTATTGCATTGCAGTTGGCATGTTCTAAAACAATATCACTAGAAAATTTAATTGATTTTTCTAAAAAGGAAACTTCAAATCCTATTATTCTTGCCATAGATGGTATTACTGACCCACATAATCTTGGTGCAATTATTAGATCAGCAGAGGCCTTTAATTGCAATGGTATTATCATTCCTCAAAGAAGATCTGCAGGCTTAACTGGAACAGTTGCCAAAGTAGCAGCAGGAGCCTTGGAACACTTACCAGTAAGTAGAGTTGTTAATTTAAATAGGGCACTTGAACAGCTAAAGCAAAAAGGCTTTCTTGTTGTAGGATTATCTGGAGATGCTAAATTATCGCTTTCAAAGTTTAATGAAAAACCCCCTTTAGTATTAATAGTAGGAGCTGAAGATAAAGGAATTTCTTTACTTACTCAAAAAAAATGTGATTTTCTATTAAGCATTCCTCTTAAAGGTAAAACATCAAGTTTAAACGCCTCAGTCGCTGCTGCAATTTCAATATTTCACTTAACCTGTAAATAAATTTTTAAAAGTTACTACTTTTTATACTCATTAAAATATGGTTGTTTCAATACATTTATATAATTAATAGAAATTTATTGAATTTTAACTACAAAATTGTATAGAATTTAACAAGAATTTACGATCTACAAAGATCTAAAAAATTGATTAGAAATTTTGGAAACAAACTTGGATTAGCTTGGTGGGCTAAAATTGAGACAGAAAATCCTAATACCACCTACTGGTATGGTCCTTTTCTTACAAAAAAAAGCTTAAAAGATAATATGTCTTCATTTATGAAAGACCTTACTGATGAAGGCTCTACTGAAATTAAACATAGTCTAGTTCGTTGCAAAAAAGATGAACCATTAACCTTTTGATAATTATATTTTGATAAAAAGTTGAGAAATGAATTTTAATTCTTTAAGAAAGGAAATTAATAATAAAAATGCTTCTGTTAAAGAATTAATTAATGATTTTTTTTTAAAAATCGATTCCAAAGACCCCAAAATTAATTCTTATATATGTACTACAAAAGATAATGCAATCATACAAGCTGAATATATAGATAAATTAATTCAAAATGGAGAAATACTTCCTCCTCTTGCAGGAATCCCGATAGCAATTAAGGATAATATTTGCACTAAGGGAGTCCTAACTACTTGTGCAAGTAAAATGCTCGAAAGCTTTGTTGCACCTTATGAATCTACAGCATCAAGTAAATTATGGTCTTCAGGAGGTATTTGTTTAGGTAAAACAAATTTGGACGAATTTGCAATGGGTAGTTCAACAGAGACTTCTTTCTTTGGAGTTACTTCGAATCCTTGGGATATTAATAGAGTTCCTGGTGGTAGTTCAGGAGGCAGTGCTGCTTCAGTTGCTGCTGGATTATCTGCCGCTGCTATAGGCTCTGATACTGGAGGTTCAATAAGACAACCAGCCTCTTTTTGTGGAGTTGTTGGGCTCAAGCCTACCTATGGCAGAGTAAGTAGATGGGGATTAGTAGCATTTGCTAGCTCTCTCGATCAAATTGGCCCAATTACAAATACTGTCTCTGATGCCGCTGAAATTCTTTATTCAATATCTGGTAAAGATCCCTTAGATTCAACATGTCTTGATAAACCGGTACCAAATTATCTGAATGATTTAAATAAATCTATAAAGAATTTAAAAATTGGGATCATTAAAGAATGCTTTGAACATCCCGGCTTAAATTTAGAAGTTAAAGATTCAGTTCTATCTGCTGTTGAAAGATTTCAAACTTTAGGAGCCGACATTATTGAAGTTGAATGTCCTAGATTTAACGATGGAATTGCCACATATTATGTAATTGCACCATCTGAAGCATCTGCAAATTTGGCTAGATACGATGGAGTTAAATATGGTTATAGATCGAATGAATGTTCTAATCTTCTCGATATGACTTCAAAAAGCAGAGCTGAAGGATTTGGTGATGAAGTGCAAAGAAGAATTTTAATAGGAACTTATGCTTTGTCTGCTGGATACAATGACGCTTATTACAAGAAAGCACAACAAGTTAGAACATTAATTAGAAAAGACTTTGATAATGCTTTCAAAAAAGTAGATATTTTATTAACTCCGACATGCCCAACTACCGCTTTTTTAAAGGGTGATTTTGCCAATGATCCTCTTTCTATGTATCTGTCTGATCTATTAACTGTTCCTGCTAATTTGGCAGGACTACCAGCTATAAGTATTCCTTGTGGTTTTGATACTAAAGGTTTACCAATAGGACTTCAATTAATTGGAAATGTGTTAGAGGAGAATCGGATATTGAATGCCGCAAATATTTTCGAAATTGATGCGCAGGTAATTAAGAACAGACCAGTATTCTAAATTTGTATTAATAATTAATTTGTAATCACAAAGTATAGATCTTTCTGAAATTTTCTCTATCTTATATATATAAATTATTTGAATATGGGTTTTGTTCCGCTTCATAATCATAGTGACTACAGCTTACTTGATGGAGCCAGTCAAATTTCAAAAATTGTAGAAAGAGCTTCTGAACTTGGAATGGAATCTATAGCTCTTACTGATCATGGAGTTATGTATGGTGTTCTCGATTTAGTCAAGAGGTGTAAAGAGAAAGGCATAAAACCAATAATTGGTAATGAAATGTATGTGATTAATGGTTCTATTGATGATCCTCAACCTAAAAAAGAAAAAAGATATCATTTGGTGGTGTTAGCAAAAAATTATACTGGTTATAAGAATTTAGTTAAGTTAACAACAATTAGTCATTTAAATGGGATGAGAGGTCGTGGCATTTTTTCTAGACCATGTATTGATAAATCTCTTTTAAGTAAATATAGTGATGGTCTTATTGTTTCTACAGCTTGTCTTGGTGGAGAGATACCTCAAGCTATCCTCAAAGGTAGATTAGACGTAGCAGAGAATATAGCTCTTTGGTATAAAAATTTATTTGCAGATGATTTTTATTTAGAAATACAAGATCACGGCTCTATTGAGGATAGAATTGTTAACGTTGAATTGATAAAAATTGGTAAGAAACACCAAATAAAAGTCATCGCTACTAACGACGCGCACTACTTGTCAAATATGGATGTTGAAGCACATGATGCGTTGCTTTGTGTATTAACCGGAAAACTAATAAGTGATGAAAAAAGATTGAGATATACAGGCACAGAATACATTAAAAGTGAAAATGAAATGCTTGAACTTTTTAAGGATCATATTGATGATGAATCAATTAATGAGGCAGTAAATAATACAGTAGAAATTTCCCAAAAAGTTGAAGTATTTGATTTGTTTGGTAATTACAGAATGCCAAAATTCCCTCTCAATGAAGATACAGATTCATTTTCTTTCCTAACACAATTATCTAACCAAGGTCTTTTAAAAAGACTTAAAAAAAATGATCTTACAGAAGTTGATGAGAACTATAGAAATAGACTAACTGCCGAATTAAAAATCATAAAAGATATGGGTTTCCCAGATTATTTTTTGGTAGTTTGGGACTACATCAAATTTGCTAGAGATAACTCTATCCCAGTAGGACCAGGTAGAGGTTCTGCGGCAGGATCATTAGTAGCTTATGCCCTTCAAATCACAAATATAGATCCAGTTGAGCACGGATTGTTGTTTGAGAGATTTTTAAATCCAGCGAGAAAGTCCATGCCAGATATTGATACCGACTTTTGTATTGATAGGAGAAACGAAGTTATTGATTATGTTACTAATCGTTATGGAGAGGATAAGGTTGCGCAAATAATTACTTTCAATAAAATGACCTCTAAGGCTGTTTTAAAAGATGTTGCAAGAGTTCTAGACATATCTTATGGTGAGGCTGATAAATTGGCTAAGTTAATACCAGTTGTAAGAGGGAAACCTTATAAACTAAATGAAATGATTGATAGGAATTCTCCTAGCCAAGAGTTTAGAGACAAATATATTAATGATAATAGAGTAAAAAAATGGGTTGATTTAGCTTTGAGAATTGAAGGAACTAATAAAACATATGGAGTCCATGCTGCTGGAGTTGTTATCGCATCAGATCCGCTTGACGAACTTGTACCTCTTCAAAGAAACAATGAAGGACAAATAATAACCCAATATTCTATGGATGATATCGAATCACTTGGATTATTGAAAATGGATTTCTTGGGGCTTAAGAATCTTACGATGATTGAAAAGACAGTTTCTATTATTAATCAATCTACTGGGAAGAAAATAAATATTGATGAGTTACCTCAAAATGATGGGAAAACCTTTGAGCTTATTGGGAGAGGAGATCTTGAAGGTATTTTTCAACTTGAATCTTCTGGTATGAAACAGGTTGTTAAGGATTTCAAACCTAACTCTCTTGAGGATATTTCGTCAATACTTGCTCTTTATAGACCTGGTCCTCTTGATGCAGGCCTTATTCCTAAATTTATAAATCGAAAAAATGGGAATGAAAAGGTCGATTTCCCTCATCCTCTTATTGAGTCAATTCTCACTGAAACCTATGGAATTATGGTTTACCAAGAACAAATTATGAAAATTGCACAAGACCTGGCAGGTTATTCTTTAGGTGATGCCGATTTACTTCGAAGGGCAATGGGGAAAAAGAAAGTATCTGAAATGGTTAAGCATAGAAGTATTTTTGTAGAAGGTTCTATGAAGAAAGGTGTAAATGAAAAATTAGCAAATGATCTTTTTGATCAAATGGTTTTATTCGCAGAATATTGTTTTAACAAAAGTCATTCAACGGCTTATGGGGCTGTAACTTATCAAACTGCATTTTTAAAAGCCCATTTTCCTGTTGCATATATGGCAGCCCTTTTAAGTGTAAATGCAGGCTCTAGCGACAAGATGCAAAGATATATTTCCAATTGTTATTCGATGGGAATAGAAGTTATTTCACCAAGCATTAATTTTTCAGGGGTTGATTTCACTATTAAAAATAATCAGATTATATTTGGGTTATCTGCAATTAAGAATTTAGGAGATTCCGCAATAAGAAATATAATTGAAAACCGAAATAGTTTTGGAATCTTTAAGTCATTATCGGATTTGTGCGATCGTTTACCTTCTAGTGTTCTTAACAAAAGAAGTCTTGAATCCTTAATTCATTGTGGAGCACTAGATGAGTTTTCAAATGATAATAATAGAGCTCAGTTATTGTCAGATCTCGAACACGTTGTTGAGTGGGCCTCTTCAAGAAATCGTGATAGATTATCCGGGCAAGGAAATTTATTTGACTCTAAAGAAGAATTTTCTAATATTGCTTTTTCAGATTCACAATTAGCTAAGGTTGATGATTATTCACTTATTGAAAAGTTAAAGTTAGAAAAGCAGCTCTTAGGCTTTTATTTATCTGATCATCCTCTAAAACATTTAACTAAGCCAGCTAAACTTATTTCTCCCATAAGCATTTCGCAGTTAGAAGAAACCAAAGATAGAACCAAAGTATCTTTAGTTGGCATGATTCCTGATTTGAAGCAAATCACAACTAGAAAAGGAGATAGGATGGCTATAGTCCAGCTAGAAGATCTTTCTGGAAGTTGCGAAGCAGTAGTTTTTCCAAAAACCTATGTAAGATTATCAGAATTTCTTTTGACTGATACTAGATTATTATTGTGGGCAACAATTGATAAAAAGAGTGATAAGACTCAATTAATAATTGATGATTGTAGAGAAATAGATAACCTCAAATTGCTTATTATTAATCTTGAAAGTTCTCAAGCATCAGATGTAAGAGTACAAAATACTTTGAGAGACTGTTTAATTAAATTTAAACCAGATAAAGGTAGATGTGGAATAAAGATTCCAGTTTTAGCTGCAGTAAGAAGTAAAAATAGCGTTACCTACGTTAAATTTGGGGAACAATTTTGTATTGGAGATATTCAGGGAGCATGCAAACTATTAGAAAATAAATCATTTCAAGTTAATTTGAAATCTTTAGTATCCTAGATTAACCATTATCTTCAAAATTTTGAGTTGCAGGTTTAAAGGCTGCTTTTGCTCGTTCTATATTCAATGGAATATTTTCAATACCGAAAAAAGATCCAGGCTCTTTATCCCAACTAGCTGATAATATTCCAAAACTTAATCCTGCGAGACCTAATAAGAAAAACAAAGCTGAAACAGCAATTGTTGAGGAAGGAGGTATTTCAGCAATATTTCTTGTAACGATAATGTAGCTAACAACAAAAACCGACATTCCTAATATTGTTGGTATGCCTGCTGTAAAAAAAATTCTTCTCGCCATTCTATCAGCAACATATTTAGGTATCCCATTAGATATTTTCTTTTTGGTAGTTAAAGTATTAGATGTTTTTTCTAAATTAGCAAACGCATCTTTCTCAGAAAAAACTTTTTTCTTTTTATTTTGTGTCTTTTTTTTGGATTGCTTTCTTTTCATTAATTGAAATCATCCTCTGATTCCAATTTTCTTTACTAGATCTTGATATTTCTGAACGTTTTTGTCTTTTATATAGGTTAGTAATCTTTTCCTTTTACCAATCATTTTTAATAATCCTTGCCTAGAAGCAAAATCATGAATGTTTCCTTGAAGGTGGTCACTTAATTTCGATATTCTTTTAGAAAGCATTGCTACTTGAACTTCAACTGATCCTGTATCAGTTGGATGAACCTGATGAGTTTCAATAAGCTCCTGTTTTTCAGCTGTATCTAATGACATAAAATTTATTTTCCTTAATCCATAATACTACGTCACATAGATAAATTACTAATATCTTTATCTAGATAATCCATAGCTAATTTCAATAAATTTTCAAATGATAAACTATTTTCTTTTTTATCTAGGATATCGACTTCTTTAATAAGAATGGGTAAGATAGTTTTTATTTCTTTATTTTTGTAATTTAATGATTGAAGAGTTAACTGCAGGTCCTCCATCATTTTATTAATTTCGGGATCCATAATCTCAAATTCATCTTTTCCTTTTTCTTCTTCAAATTGTATTTCACTTTTAAATTTACTTTTTAATTCTAAAATTAGCCGATCACTCATTTTTTGCCCTATACCAGGCACGGAACAGATTAATTTTTTGTTTTGAGTTTTTATTGCATTGAAAACTTCACTAATGGAAAATTTATTTAATATCGCCATTCCAATTTGAGATCCAACACCTCGAATACTTAAAATTTCAATAAAAAAATTCTTTTGATCCTTTGATGTAAAACCAAATAGTAAATCTGAATCTTCTTTCTTAATATGTTTTATCCAAAGAGTAATATTTTTATTAGTTATCTGATTTGATTTTAATTTGAGAAAAAAGGTTTCTAATATTTGTATTTCGTATCCTATTCCTTGACAATTTATTAAAACAAAAAATTTTTGATTTGTTTGCCATAATTCAACAAACTCTCCATTTATCCAGCTAATCAATTAACCACCATCCACCTGACATCCAATTAGTGCCCCTGCTGTACCACCAGCAGGCACTGCCCAAAATCTATCTTTTCCTCTACTGGAGGAAAGTGCTATTCCAGCACCAAGAAGACCCCCAATAACTGTACCTTCACTACAGTCATTGTCATCAATTTTTTCCACTTGGCGTTGACCTCCACAGGGTATTTCAACATCCATTTCATAACTTTTTACGTATCCTGGGCTTGATTTTGTCCCAGGAATATATTCCTCTCTATATTCAGTTCTTGTACAGGTTACTGACTTAGGAGTTGTTGCATTAACTTGAACAATAGGAGAAAAACAAAATAATAAAGCTAAATAGAAAAATTTCACCGTTTTTTATTATTCTTATATTATTCTATGTCTTTTTGATTATTTTGGTAGTGGATATAATAGTTCCTAATAAAACTAGTGTGGCCCCTATTAAAAAGTTTATGTTTATTATTTCACTAAAAAACAAAATTCCCCAAATTGAGCCGAATAAAACTTGCAAATAGTTAATTGTTGAGGCTTCGGTAGCAGGTAAATTTTTTAATCCTATAGTTAAGAAAGTCTGACCTAATTGAGTAAATAAGCCAATTCCAATTATCCATACTAATTCATTCCAATTAGGGGTAACCCAGTTCATTAATACAATTGGCAATAAAGTTATAAAAGAAATAAGTGGAAAATATTGAATAATTACATAAACATCTTCAGTAAATGAAAGTTTCTTAACTGTAACGTAAGCTAATGCAGTGCATATAGCTCCAATAAATGCTATTGAAATCGAAACATTTTCAATTTCAACGTTTATATTTGATAACTGACTTGGATTTAATATTATTAATATTCCAATCCAGCCAATAATTAAGGCAAAAATTATATTCCTAGTTATTTTTTCGTTTATAAATATGCCAGCAAATATAGATATAAATATAGGATATGTGTACTGAATGACAGTAGATATACTAAGGGGCATATTTCTTATCGCATAAAAAATACAAACTAAAGCTAAAGTTCCTAAAACACCTCTTAAGATAAGTAAAGGTCTATTTTTGCCCCAAGGATTTATATTTTTTAGATTAATTATAAATAATGTAATAATTAAACTTAACAATGATCTGAATAAAACCAACTCATAAATAGGTATCCTTTTATCAATATTTTTTACACACAATGTCATCAAACTAAAGAAGAATGAAGCAAATACCAAATTAAACTTATTCAGTGAATTAAATTTTTTTTCTAATACGGTAATATTTATCATTTAAAAATATTTTTATTGTGAAATTAAGTAGATTCTTATTTGATTTTGACCTATAACAAATAAATCATTATTTATTTTTTGATAAA from Prochlorococcus marinus XMU1402 includes the following:
- the trpD gene encoding anthranilate phosphoribosyltransferase, with translation MSSNLSNVEILNILLEGSNLDEKNSRSLMQRWLNDEISDVQTGAFLSALRAKGCTGVELSSMAEELLNVCELPVERPNLNMVDTCGTGGDGANTFNISTAVAFVSASCGVKIAKHGNKSASGKVGSADVLLNLGLNLNCSLEKVVSAVNEIGITFLFAPVWHKSLIKLAPLRKALGIRTVFNQLGPLVNPLRPNAQVLGVASEDLLMPMGSALLKMGMNRAIVVHGCGALDEASLQGENKLVFVENGELRCSKINISDFNYENISNDKLVVSNNNSNEDILKSVLNGTGEESHKEVVALNTALVLWVAGIEDDLHKGFNRALFAINQGDPWNNFLLLKHFLSSDELITN
- a CDS encoding DNA polymerase III subunit alpha; translated protein: MGFVPLHNHSDYSLLDGASQISKIVERASELGMESIALTDHGVMYGVLDLVKRCKEKGIKPIIGNEMYVINGSIDDPQPKKEKRYHLVVLAKNYTGYKNLVKLTTISHLNGMRGRGIFSRPCIDKSLLSKYSDGLIVSTACLGGEIPQAILKGRLDVAENIALWYKNLFADDFYLEIQDHGSIEDRIVNVELIKIGKKHQIKVIATNDAHYLSNMDVEAHDALLCVLTGKLISDEKRLRYTGTEYIKSENEMLELFKDHIDDESINEAVNNTVEISQKVEVFDLFGNYRMPKFPLNEDTDSFSFLTQLSNQGLLKRLKKNDLTEVDENYRNRLTAELKIIKDMGFPDYFLVVWDYIKFARDNSIPVGPGRGSAAGSLVAYALQITNIDPVEHGLLFERFLNPARKSMPDIDTDFCIDRRNEVIDYVTNRYGEDKVAQIITFNKMTSKAVLKDVARVLDISYGEADKLAKLIPVVRGKPYKLNEMIDRNSPSQEFRDKYINDNRVKKWVDLALRIEGTNKTYGVHAAGVVIASDPLDELVPLQRNNEGQIITQYSMDDIESLGLLKMDFLGLKNLTMIEKTVSIINQSTGKKINIDELPQNDGKTFELIGRGDLEGIFQLESSGMKQVVKDFKPNSLEDISSILALYRPGPLDAGLIPKFINRKNGNEKVDFPHPLIESILTETYGIMVYQEQIMKIAQDLAGYSLGDADLLRRAMGKKKVSEMVKHRSIFVEGSMKKGVNEKLANDLFDQMVLFAEYCFNKSHSTAYGAVTYQTAFLKAHFPVAYMAALLSVNAGSSDKMQRYISNCYSMGIEVISPSINFSGVDFTIKNNQIIFGLSAIKNLGDSAIRNIIENRNSFGIFKSLSDLCDRLPSSVLNKRSLESLIHCGALDEFSNDNNRAQLLSDLEHVVEWASSRNRDRLSGQGNLFDSKEEFSNIAFSDSQLAKVDDYSLIEKLKLEKQLLGFYLSDHPLKHLTKPAKLISPISISQLEETKDRTKVSLVGMIPDLKQITTRKGDRMAIVQLEDLSGSCEAVVFPKTYVRLSEFLLTDTRLLLWATIDKKSDKTQLIIDDCREIDNLKLLIINLESSQASDVRVQNTLRDCLIKFKPDKGRCGIKIPVLAAVRSKNSVTYVKFGEQFCIGDIQGACKLLENKSFQVNLKSLVS
- a CDS encoding STAS domain-containing protein, which gives rise to MIHLLEELKIEDFQKLTVSLRGNIDLRTNIIVFTFKGQLDAFSEKQFKNFVSNNLKNEYPFVIDLTKIDFLDSSGLGALVQTAKECKKLKLGFSIVGNSRVAQTIKLVRLGDFLNLKSCLEDALTYLKN
- a CDS encoding DUF1816 domain-containing protein, encoding MIRNFGNKLGLAWWAKIETENPNTTYWYGPFLTKKSLKDNMSSFMKDLTDEGSTEIKHSLVRCKKDEPLTF
- the rlmB gene encoding 23S rRNA (guanosine(2251)-2'-O)-methyltransferase RlmB, translating into MKYSSKNNFSGKNSKPNKKNSNSDFYSKNKNSSKRNNKFLKNSSEKSTNNINVSYKNKSNYSSLSNRKPIPKYISESPYKASDIFEGTANKRNFDDWIWGKHSVFEALTNERYINRIWCTSEIFSSEKFYILLKDFKSRGVLIEEVSWSRLSQLTCGASHQGIALQLACSKTISLENLIDFSKKETSNPIILAIDGITDPHNLGAIIRSAEAFNCNGIIIPQRRSAGLTGTVAKVAAGALEHLPVSRVVNLNRALEQLKQKGFLVVGLSGDAKLSLSKFNEKPPLVLIVGAEDKGISLLTQKKCDFLLSIPLKGKTSSLNASVAAAISIFHLTCK
- the carA gene encoding glutamine-hydrolyzing carbamoyl-phosphate synthase small subunit → MINPYKKNAKLVLSNGIVFPGFSFGASGTAFGEIVFNTGMTGYQEVITDPSYYGQILTFTYPEIGNTGINLEDSESSINVKGIIVRNYSSNNSNWRSLKDFNQWLVEKNIIGLYGIDTRALVKILRSNGSMNGILTSEDKTVENCLKKISEIPKMEGLNLSKEVTTKQQYLWQKPSETTFDIRKKYLEKTKKLKIVAIDFGIKKSILNRLVSHGCEILVLPYRSSLKDVLSNKPDGIFFSNGPGDPSSVNEGIDLARSLIEYGEIPMFGICLGHQIFGLALGGATYKLQFGHRGLNHPCGKNNKIEITSQNHGFAIDPNSLSKDIVKITHHNLNDNTVAGLEVNNKPIFSVQFHPEAGPGPHDSDYLFKKFVSLMLERC
- the gatA gene encoding Asp-tRNA(Asn)/Glu-tRNA(Gln) amidotransferase subunit GatA — its product is MNFNSLRKEINNKNASVKELINDFFLKIDSKDPKINSYICTTKDNAIIQAEYIDKLIQNGEILPPLAGIPIAIKDNICTKGVLTTCASKMLESFVAPYESTASSKLWSSGGICLGKTNLDEFAMGSSTETSFFGVTSNPWDINRVPGGSSGGSAASVAAGLSAAAIGSDTGGSIRQPASFCGVVGLKPTYGRVSRWGLVAFASSLDQIGPITNTVSDAAEILYSISGKDPLDSTCLDKPVPNYLNDLNKSIKNLKIGIIKECFEHPGLNLEVKDSVLSAVERFQTLGADIIEVECPRFNDGIATYYVIAPSEASANLARYDGVKYGYRSNECSNLLDMTSKSRAEGFGDEVQRRILIGTYALSAGYNDAYYKKAQQVRTLIRKDFDNAFKKVDILLTPTCPTTAFLKGDFANDPLSMYLSDLLTVPANLAGLPAISIPCGFDTKGLPIGLQLIGNVLEENRILNAANIFEIDAQVIKNRPVF
- a CDS encoding ribonuclease III domain-containing protein, whose translation is MNYWIQNLVPYGNPEEIGVIQLAWLGDSVWELHQRLRYVHFPLKSKELHLSVVNEVKAKSQSNSLSQIEHLLNANEIDLIRRARNKTKRYPKSSDPTIYSRATGFETLIGWLFLKDPQRLSTLFKYLEIKIK